In the Hordeum vulgare subsp. vulgare chromosome 7H, MorexV3_pseudomolecules_assembly, whole genome shotgun sequence genome, one interval contains:
- the LOC123411020 gene encoding uncharacterized protein LOC123411020, with protein sequence MSLRPGSRLGKRPVEPDVHAGMGLGPDGGGSGPGRKVHDEMLHQRAEATAKRRKGVSAWLADYVADSESDSDDDFVLPSAGTPAGAADYVPDSESDMEDFVPPGGHGMKVPANLFSPFNLTEPNGVAIGSRMTGEGSDGSLRAHKVKIGQVNDRDEQPFSKESMLMHDSAEEAAGGIVKPLASDADTVFVDMDLSEEVLRHGPGNRGKGNEKLVLGNNDSGASASVRTRASTRTRKFSCDDKGKGKMAVDEVLLPQNSSGDEMDSEPVIFEENQSVSGAAADADVEPLWKKAARERAIKLAPKFAFFKADEVVHSDEDDAEELEPAADAQDWPGPYSTAMRIMDDRDAKLRARELNPSSKLDNGADNVISWTPLKNKKAPLRPVPSLASLCMQTLASHAEGIESLGGIPEELKHKLLTELCRSRKMNTHLLTEILCDNPVALQLSECSWLSEDDFETVFGKCMTESLEVLQLDLSGRCMPDYILPATLAKVPNCMPLLRKISLMGNYRLSDNGLDKLISTAPSLSSLNLSECSLLTSTGIENLANTLQSVLRELYINDCLNVDAMMILPALKKIKHLEVLSMSGIQSVCDKFVNELIPIHGSNIRELAFAGCLKLTSSSIKTIGVNCPQLSSLDIRNLNRLRDSAMRYLRDGCRLIKKLKLQKSTFSDEALSQFLEESGGSLSELSLNNIEKVGNLTARAIVLKCSVCLEVLDVSFCRGLTNDALGLIVDSCSSLRTLKLFGCTQITDIFLKGHSNSLVKIIGTEGSILEQLGCH encoded by the exons ATGAGCTTGCGGCCAGGGTCTCGGCTCGGGAAGCGGCCTGTGGAGCCAGATGTTCACGCGGGGATGGGGCTCGGACCGGATGGAGGCGGGTCCGGTCCTGGACGCAAGGTGCACGACGAAATGCTGCACCAGCGCGCGGAGGCGACGGCGAAGCGCCGCAAGGGCGTATCTGCTTGGCTGGCCGACTACGTGGCTGATTCAGAGAGTGACAGTGATGATGATTTTGTTCTGCCGAGCGCGGGCACGCCTGCTGGAGCGGCCGATTACGTGCCTGATTCGGAGAGCGACATGGAGGATTTTGTGCCGCCGGGGGGTCATGGCATGAAGGTACCTGCAAACTTGTTCAGTCCTTTTAATCTGACTGAACCGAATGGGGTGGCTATCGGTTCGCGTATGACCGGCGAGGGGAGCGATGGTTCTTTGAGGGCTCATAAAGTGAAAATTGGTCAAGTTAATGACAGGGATGAACAGCCCTTCAGTAAGGAGTCTATGCTCATGCATGATTCGGCAGAGGAGGCAGCTGGTGGCATTGTTAAGCCATTAGCATCTGATGCAGACACAGTCTTTGTGGATATGGATCTCAGTGAGGAGGTTCTCAGGCATGGGCCTGGAAACAGAGGTAAAGGAAACGAGAAGTTGGTTCTTGGGAACAACGATTCTGGTGCTTCTGCGAGTGTGCGTACGCGAGCTAGTACCAGGACCCGGAAGTTCAGTTGTGATGATAAAGGAAAGGGGAAAATGGCTGTGGATGAGGTTTTATTGCCCCAGAATTCAAGTGGTGATGAGATGGATTCGGAACCTGTGATCTTTGAAGAGAATCAGAGCGTCTCAGGAGCAGCAGCTGATGCTGATGTGGAACCGCTTTGGAAGAAAGCGGCAAGAGAGAGAGCTATTAAGCTGGCCCCAAAATTTGCATTCTTCAAAGCAGATGAAGTTGTACATAGTGATGAAGATGATGCAGAAGAGTTAGAGCCTGCGGCTGATGCTCAGGACTGGCCAGGTCCATATTCTACTGCAATGAGGATCATGGATGATAGAGATGCTAAATTGAGAGCCCGGGAGTTGAATCCGTCGTCTAAACTAGATAATGGCGCTGATAATGTCATTTCGTGGACGCCTTTGAAAAACAAGAAAGCTCCGCTGCGACCCGTCCCATCACTTGCAAGCTTATGCATGCAAACTCTGGCAAGCCATGCTGAAGGTATTGAATCTCTTGGAGGCATACCCGAGGAGTTAAAACATAAACTTCTCACGGAACTGTGCCGTTCTAGGAAGATGAATACCCATCTTCTTACTGAAATCTTGTGTGACAATCCTGTGGCACTGCAGCTTAGTGAGTGTTCGTGGTTGAGTGAGGATGACTTTGAGACTGTTTTTGGGAAATGCATGACTGAATCCTTAGAG GTTCTGCAGCTTGACTTATCTGGGCGATGCATGCCTGACTATATTTTGCCTGCTACCTTGGCAAAGGTTCCTAATTGCATGCCATTATTAAGAAAAATATCTCTGATGGGAAATTACCGTCTTTCTGATAATGGGTTAGACAAACTCATCTCAACAGCACCTTCTCTGAGTTCGCTAAATTTAAGCGAGTGCTCTCTTCTCACATCAACtggaattgagaatcttgctaatACACTGCAATCCGTATTGAGAGAACTATATATTAATGACTGCCTAaatgtggatgccatgatgattCTTCCTGCTCTAAAGAAAATTAAACATCTGGAGGTTTTATCAATGTCTGGCATACAGTCTGTCTGTGACAAGTTTGTGAATGAGCTCATTCCTATACATGGCTCTAATATAAGGGAGTTAGCATTTGCTGGTTGCCT GAAACTGACCTCATCCTCCATTAAGACTATTGGGGTGAACTGCCCCCAGTTATCATCTTTAGATATACGAAACTTGAATAGGTTGCGTGACTCAGCAATGAGATATCTTCGTGATGGCTGTCGGCTTATAAAGAAATTAAAACTTCAAAAGAGTACATTCAG TGATGAAGCACTGTCTCAGTTTTTGGAAGAATCTGGAGGATCTTTGAGTGAGTTGAGCCTAAATAACATTGAGAAG GTTGGAAACCTTACTGCACGGGCGATCGTTCTTAAGTGCTCCGTATGCTTGGAGGTTCTGGATGTTTCCTTCTGCCGTGGTCTGACCAATGACGCTTTGGGGCTTATTGTTGACAGTTGCTCATCGCTGAGAACTCTCAAGCTATTTGGGTGTACCCAG ATCACTgatattttcctcaagggccactCAAACTCATTGGTGAAAATTATTGGGACAGAAGGGAGCATACTGGAGCAATTGGGTTGTCATTAG
- the LOC123412982 gene encoding indole-2-monooxygenase-like, translating to MADLVQNLMLEITHPRAWFLFLLPLLLLSLHHWFTRKTGSTGKRLPPSPPALPIIGHLHLIGALPHVSLRGLAKKHGADVMLLRLGAVPTLVVSSPCAAQAVLRTHDHLLASRPPSVVSDIIMYGSSDIAFAPYGEYWRQARKLVTTHMLSDNKVQYFRSAAMEEVSMAMAKINEAATGGGTVDMSELLNSFSNDMVCRIVSGKFSLKDGRSKLFRELMNDTSRLLGGFNLEEYFPALGRVGVLKRMVYAKAERARNRWAELLDKVIDDRVSKGKSASQHKDGDFVDILLSVQQEYGLTREHMKALLTDVFFGATNTSANVLEFTLAELMRRPHFMRKLQDEVRSIIPRGQEIVSETNMENMVYLRAVIKESLRLHPVAPLLAPHLAMADCTIDGCMVPAGTRVVINAWAIGRDSSSWEDAEEFIPERFTDEGNAVNVNFKGNDFQFLPFGAGRRICPGINLGIANVELMLANLVNRFDWELPVGVERKDIDMKEVFGLSVRRKEKLLLIPKSRI from the exons ATGGCGGACCTCGTGcagaacctcatgctagagatcaCGCATCCGCGGGCATGGTTTCTGTTcctgctccccctcctcctcttgtcTCTGCATCACTGGTTCACCAGAAAGACAGGATCAACAGGGAAACGCCTCCCACCTTCGCCGCCGGCGCTGCCCATCATCGGGCACCTGCACCTCATCGGCGCACTCCCGCACGTCTCCCTCCGAGGCCTCGCCAAAAAGCACGGCGCCGACGTGATGCTCCTCCGCTTGGGCGCCGTGCCGACCCTCGTCGTGTCTTCGCCGTGCGCCGCCCAGGCGGTGCTGCGCACGCATGACCATCTCCTCGCGTCGCGCCCCCCCTCCGTCGTCTCCGACATCATCATGTACGGCTCGTCTGACATCGCCTTCGCGCCCTACGGCGAGTACTGGCGGCAGGCAAGGAAGCTCGTCACCACACACATGCTCAGCGATAACAAGGTGCAGTATTTCCGCAGCGCCGCCATGGAAGAG GTCAGCATGGCAATGGCCAAGATCAACGAGGCAGCCACAGGCGGTGGTACAGTCGACATGAGCGAGCTCCTCAACTCATTCTCGAATGACATGGTGTGCCGTATCGTGTCGGGCAAGTTCTCCCTGAAAGATGGGCGGAGCAAGCTGTTCCGGGAACTCATGAACGACACCTCGCGGCTTCTGGGCGGGTTCAACTTGGAGGAGTACTTCCCAGCATTGGGTAGGGTAGGAGTGCTTAAGAGGATGGTTTACGCTAAGGCTGAAAGAGCGAGGAACAGATGGGCCGAACTGCTGGACAAGGTGATCGATGATCGTGTGAGCAAGGGCAAATCAGCGTCTCAACACAAGGATGGTGATTTCGTAGATATTTTATTGTCTGTTCAGCAGGAGTATGGTCTCACAAGAGAGCACATGAAAGCTCTCCTCACA GATGTATTTTTCGGTGCAACGAACACGTCAGCTAACGTCCTCGAATTCACGTTGGCTGAACTCATGAGGAGGCCACACTTCATGAGGAAGCTACAAGATGAAGTGAGGAGTATCATACCCCGTGGACAAGAAATTGTGAGCGAAACTAACATGGAGAACATGGTGTACCTAAGAGCAGTAATAAAAGAGTCTCTCAGGCTGCATCCCGTTGCGCCTCTCCTTGCTCCCCACCTTGCCATGGCTgactgtaccatcgatggatgcaTGGTTCCTGCTGGGACGCGTGTTGTCATCAATGCATGGGCCATTGGgagggattcgagctcctgggagGATGCGGAAGAGTTCATACCTGAAAGATTTACAGATGAAGGCAACGCTGTGAATGTCAACTTCAAGGGGAATGATTTTCAGTTCTTACCATTCGGGGCAGGACGAAGGATATGCCCTGGTATAAACCTCGGAATCGCCAATGTCGAGCTTATGTTAGCAAACCTCGTGAACAGGTTTGATTGGGAACTTCCGGTTGGGGTTGAGAGAAAAGATATCGATATGAAAGAGGTTTTTGGGCTAAGCGTTCGTAGGAAGGAGAAACTATTGTTGATACCTAAATCACGCATCTAG